In Patescibacteria group bacterium, a genomic segment contains:
- a CDS encoding tetratricopeptide repeat protein translates to MPSNLITQAINAALNYDWHEAIKINLAILDENEESIEALNRLAHAYKESGNIKLAQKIYRRVLSLDRFNPIANKNLKLLESLPKSFKKEKENNHGLPCQAQFLEESGKTKIVSLVNLAPCSVILGISCGMPVGLEIKRRSVVITSGNGTYLAALPDDLSAKLIKFLKAGNKYEAFVKTVGKNNLSIFIREICRGQRFKNQPTFSLALGKTTLSKRTEDELGTEEETENETETESEIVPKTTRLAEPVNEEEALY, encoded by the coding sequence ATGCCTTCTAATTTAATTACTCAAGCCATTAATGCTGCCCTAAATTATGATTGGCATGAAGCTATCAAAATTAACCTGGCCATCCTCGATGAGAACGAAGAAAGCATCGAAGCTTTAAATCGCCTCGCCCACGCTTACAAAGAATCAGGCAATATTAAGTTGGCGCAAAAAATTTACCGCCGGGTTTTGAGTCTTGACCGTTTTAATCCTATTGCCAATAAAAACCTGAAGCTTTTGGAATCACTGCCCAAATCTTTTAAGAAGGAAAAAGAAAATAATCACGGTTTACCCTGTCAGGCGCAATTTTTGGAGGAATCCGGCAAAACCAAGATTGTCAGCTTGGTTAATTTAGCGCCATGCTCCGTTATTTTGGGTATTTCCTGCGGCATGCCGGTCGGACTGGAAATTAAAAGAAGATCGGTTGTCATCACGAGCGGAAACGGGACTTATTTAGCCGCTTTGCCCGATGATCTTTCCGCCAAATTAATCAAATTTCTTAAGGCCGGCAATAAATACGAAGCCTTTGTCAAAACCGTCGGCAAAAATAATTTATCAATTTTTATCAGAGAAATTTGCCGGGGTCAGCGTTTTAAAAATCAACCGACCTTTTCGCTGGCATTAGGAAAAACAACTTTATCAAAAAGAACAGAAGATGAATTGGGAACCGAAGAAGAGACGGAAAACGAAACCGAGACCGAATCAGAAATTGTCCCCAAGACGACGCGGCTGGCAGAACCTGTTAATGAAGAAGAGGCTCTTTACTAG
- a CDS encoding LytR C-terminal domain-containing protein, with protein MKRLPRWRQEQRNKRRRKVSVLIKLVFCLILLGFILFLAFSFLKLTKESPFNKDSRSTIILATKPLLLLSFEPGSDLTVISIPEKTYLEVNRGFGSYRLGAVWELGAMEGLRGKLLAETVGEFLGVPVDGWVGPKNGSWSVSFNRENFLQQKNELISLRYLLKPQELILSFQNLETNLNFVDLTRLWFSAKFTRFDKVKFVDLENGPALNTLTLADGTKVLTADQKLVDSLLVGLFKEQKIVQEHLTVEILNGTEKAGLANRLARLITNLGGDVVSVTNSQEKISRCQIKGKSQALESYTGQLLFKIYNCVKIADQNEARADLQVAIGQDYWQKLFERD; from the coding sequence ATGAAGCGTCTGCCCCGATGGCGGCAGGAACAAAGAAATAAACGTCGCCGTAAAGTTTCTGTTTTGATAAAATTAGTCTTCTGCCTTATTCTTTTGGGCTTTATCCTTTTTTTGGCTTTTTCGTTTTTAAAGTTAACGAAAGAGAGTCCTTTTAACAAAGATTCGCGGTCAACCATTATTCTGGCGACCAAACCGCTTCTTCTCCTTTCTTTTGAACCGGGTTCTGATCTGACCGTTATCTCAATACCGGAAAAAACTTATCTTGAGGTCAACCGCGGTTTTGGTTCGTACCGTTTAGGGGCGGTTTGGGAATTGGGAGCGATGGAAGGATTAAGGGGCAAACTTTTGGCGGAAACCGTTGGGGAGTTTTTAGGGGTTCCTGTTGATGGCTGGGTAGGACCCAAAAATGGCTCATGGTCGGTTTCCTTCAACCGGGAAAACTTTCTTCAGCAAAAAAATGAGCTGATTTCCCTGCGATACTTGCTTAAACCCCAAGAACTCATCCTTTCTTTCCAAAATTTGGAAACTAATCTTAATTTTGTCGATCTGACGAGACTTTGGTTTTCCGCGAAATTTACCCGTTTTGACAAGGTTAAATTTGTTGATCTGGAAAACGGTCCGGCCTTAAACACCCTAACCCTGGCTGACGGGACGAAAGTTCTTACTGCTGACCAAAAATTGGTTGATAGTCTTTTAGTAGGTTTATTTAAGGAGCAGAAAATCGTTCAGGAGCATTTAACCGTGGAAATTTTAAACGGTACGGAAAAAGCAGGCTTGGCCAATCGTTTGGCCAGACTAATCACGAATCTTGGCGGCGACGTCGTCAGCGTGACCAACAGTCAGGAAAAAATTAGCCGTTGTCAAATTAAAGGAAAAAGCCAGGCTCTGGAAAGTTATACGGGGCAACTTCTTTTTAAAATTTATAATTGTGTCAAAATTGCCGATCAGAATGAAGCTCGAGCTGATTTGCAGGTAGCAATTGGCCAGGATTATTGGCAAAAACTTTTTGAACGCGACTAG
- a CDS encoding RNHCP domain-containing protein has protein sequence MIARNDPFICENCQKKVKPLQYGGSSRNHCPYCLWSKHVDEDEPGDRKSDCQGLMEPTGVFTRRTGEYVLVHRCTKCGFERYNRIAGDDDFALVTKLSTVPVRK, from the coding sequence ATGATCGCTCGTAATGATCCTTTTATTTGTGAGAACTGCCAAAAAAAAGTTAAGCCTCTTCAATACGGCGGTTCTTCCCGAAATCATTGCCCTTATTGTCTTTGGAGCAAGCACGTTGATGAAGATGAGCCGGGGGACCGAAAATCAGATTGTCAGGGATTAATGGAGCCCACCGGTGTCTTTACCAGAAGAACAGGAGAGTACGTCTTGGTCCACCGTTGCACGAAGTGTGGATTTGAGCGCTACAACCGTATTGCCGGCGATGATGACTTCGCCCTGGTGACAAAATTATCCACGGTTCCGGTGAGAAAATAA
- the gyrA gene encoding DNA gyrase subunit A, producing the protein MNIGKVQATDITTEMQKSYLDYAMSVIVARALPDVRDGLKPVHRRILYAMHQMNLTHSAHFAKSAKIVGEVLGKYHPHGDMAVYDAMVRLAQNFSMRYPLVEGQGNFGSIDGDPAAAMRYTETRLAQISQEMLADLEKETCDFLPNFDATLKEPVFLPAKLPNLLLMGSEGIAVGMATKIPPHNLTDVLDAVNFMIEKGRVDKDDHFVSEATVEDLVEIIKGPDFPTGGTIYDINEIIGSYATGRGKILIRGKAEIEDIGQGKAAIIVSELPYQVNKSMFVAKIAELVKEKKLEGISDLRDESDRRGIRVYIELKRDARPQQVLNNLYKHTELQTVFPVNVVALVDGTPQTLTLKMILEAYLEHRREVVRKRSEFELREARARAHILEGLKIAVENIDAVIETIKKAKDAEAAKSALMTKFKLTEIQATAILDMQLRRLAALERQKIEDEYQMIKETIAYLEDLLTHPEKILKIIKNELTYLKEKYGDERKTRVVKSKVGEFSDEQLIQKETTIVTITRGGYVKRLSPLSFKTQGRGGKGVIGMVTKEEDEIEHLIFSNTHENILFFTNKGKVYQLKVWDLPEGTRISKGQAIVNLINTEQGELVSSVLTYSENAKEKKQSFSPKKFIFLTTKGGTVKKTAISEFTNIRRNGLTAIKLSPGDTLSWAKLTDGASEVILITSKGKAIRFNEKQVRPMGRDTMGVRGIAVSGGDFVIGMDVIDDPKANLLVVMEKGIGKRSPLSDFPKQGRGGMGVKASEVTPRTGKVVFAQIIPEKTETLILNSSKGQVVKVLIDQVPKLSRATQGVILMRFADSKDSLATATCMAKD; encoded by the coding sequence ATGAATATCGGTAAAGTACAAGCAACGGACATAACTACGGAAATGCAAAAGTCCTATTTGGACTATGCCATGTCGGTTATCGTGGCCCGGGCTTTGCCTGATGTCCGCGACGGTTTAAAGCCGGTGCATCGCCGCATTCTTTACGCCATGCACCAGATGAATTTAACCCACAGCGCTCATTTTGCCAAAAGCGCCAAGATTGTCGGAGAAGTCTTGGGCAAATATCATCCTCATGGGGATATGGCGGTTTATGACGCCATGGTCAGATTAGCCCAAAATTTTTCCATGCGTTATCCGCTCGTTGAAGGACAGGGTAATTTCGGCTCGATTGACGGCGATCCGGCGGCCGCCATGAGGTACACGGAAACCAGACTGGCCCAAATCAGCCAGGAAATGCTTGCCGATTTGGAAAAAGAAACCTGTGATTTCTTGCCCAATTTTGACGCGACCCTTAAAGAACCGGTTTTTTTACCGGCTAAACTCCCAAACCTGCTTTTAATGGGTTCCGAAGGGATTGCCGTCGGCATGGCCACGAAGATCCCGCCTCATAATTTAACTGATGTCCTAGACGCCGTCAATTTTATGATTGAAAAAGGCCGGGTTGATAAAGACGATCATTTTGTTTCCGAAGCCACGGTCGAGGATTTGGTCGAAATTATTAAAGGCCCGGATTTTCCGACCGGCGGCACCATTTATGATATCAACGAAATTATCGGAAGCTACGCGACCGGACGGGGCAAAATCTTAATCCGCGGCAAAGCGGAAATTGAAGATATCGGTCAGGGCAAGGCCGCGATCATCGTTTCCGAACTGCCTTATCAGGTTAATAAATCCATGTTTGTTGCCAAAATTGCCGAGCTGGTCAAAGAGAAAAAATTGGAGGGAATTTCCGATTTGCGCGACGAATCCGACCGGCGCGGCATCAGGGTTTACATTGAATTGAAACGCGACGCCAGACCCCAGCAGGTTTTAAATAATTTATATAAACACACCGAACTGCAAACCGTTTTTCCGGTCAATGTCGTCGCTTTGGTCGATGGCACCCCTCAAACCCTAACACTGAAAATGATTTTGGAAGCCTATCTTGAACACCGCCGTGAAGTCGTCCGTAAAAGATCGGAATTTGAATTGAGGGAGGCCCGGGCCAGGGCTCATATTTTGGAAGGCTTAAAAATTGCCGTCGAGAATATTGACGCGGTGATTGAAACCATCAAAAAAGCCAAAGACGCGGAAGCGGCCAAATCGGCTTTGATGACAAAGTTTAAATTAACCGAAATTCAGGCCACGGCGATTTTAGACATGCAGCTTCGACGTTTAGCGGCTTTGGAACGCCAAAAAATTGAAGACGAATATCAGATGATTAAGGAAACCATCGCTTACCTTGAAGATTTGCTTACTCATCCGGAAAAGATCTTAAAAATCATCAAAAATGAATTAACCTATCTTAAGGAAAAATACGGCGACGAAAGAAAAACCCGCGTGGTTAAAAGCAAGGTTGGGGAATTTTCCGACGAACAATTAATTCAAAAAGAAACGACCATTGTCACCATTACCCGCGGCGGTTATGTCAAAAGATTATCCCCTCTCTCTTTTAAGACGCAGGGGCGAGGAGGTAAGGGAGTTATAGGCATGGTAACAAAGGAAGAAGACGAAATTGAACACTTAATTTTCTCAAATACCCACGAAAATATCCTTTTCTTTACGAATAAAGGCAAAGTTTATCAACTTAAAGTCTGGGATCTGCCCGAAGGAACAAGGATCAGTAAGGGTCAGGCGATTGTCAATTTGATCAATACCGAACAGGGAGAATTGGTTTCCTCGGTCTTAACCTACAGCGAAAACGCCAAAGAAAAGAAGCAGAGCTTTTCTCCGAAGAAATTTATTTTCTTAACCACCAAGGGCGGCACGGTTAAAAAAACGGCCATCTCCGAATTTACCAATATCCGCAGAAACGGCCTAACCGCCATCAAGCTTTCTCCGGGCGATACTCTTTCCTGGGCGAAATTAACCGACGGGGCTTCAGAAGTGATTTTAATTACCAGCAAAGGAAAAGCGATTAGATTTAACGAAAAACAGGTCAGACCCATGGGCCGAGACACCATGGGCGTTCGGGGCATTGCCGTTTCTGGAGGAGATTTTGTCATTGGTATGGATGTCATTGACGATCCTAAAGCTAACCTTCTAGTCGTCATGGAAAAAGGCATCGGCAAACGCAGTCCCTTGTCTGATTTCCCCAAACAAGGTCGTGGCGGTATGGGTGTTAAAGCCTCCGAAGTGACACCGCGAACCGGCAAAGTCGTTTTTGCCCAGATTATTCCGGAAAAAACCGAAACTCTCATCTTAAATTCCAGTAAGGGCCAGGTTGTTAAGGTCTTAATTGATCAGGTCCCCAAACTTTCCCGCGCGACTCAAGGGGTCATTTTGATGAGGTTTGCCGACAGCAAAGATTCTTTAGCCACAGCCACTTGTATGGCTAAAGACTAA
- a CDS encoding tyrosine-type recombinase/integrase — MNFSEAINRYLEYLEIEKDCSPLTVRNYKLYLDRFDGWLEANFPGTKPENLTLEMVQKYRVYLARLTERNLPLKKLTQTYHIIILRAFLGYLERQEIKSLAPKRIELPKRSQERMIKFLDPDQIERLLSQPDLSKPQGFRDKAIMEVLFSTGLRVSELVSLNKDQINLERREFGVVGKGRKVRVVYLSKRATEWLRKYLGARQDAYKPLFIRYGGKKADPGKDGETLRLTVRSVERLIEKYVAKAKLPVLATPHTLRHSFATDLLMAGADLRSVQELLGHESINTTVIYTHVTNRRLKDVHETFHRGNK; from the coding sequence ATGAATTTTTCCGAGGCTATTAATAGGTACCTGGAATATTTGGAAATCGAAAAAGACTGTTCACCCCTGACGGTGCGCAATTATAAACTTTATCTGGACAGATTTGACGGCTGGCTTGAGGCTAATTTTCCCGGTACAAAGCCGGAAAATTTAACCCTGGAGATGGTGCAAAAATACCGGGTTTATTTGGCCAGATTAACCGAGCGTAATTTGCCCTTAAAAAAGTTAACGCAGACTTACCATATTATTATTTTACGGGCCTTTTTGGGTTATTTGGAAAGACAGGAAATCAAAAGTTTGGCGCCTAAAAGAATTGAATTGCCTAAACGCAGCCAGGAAAGAATGATTAAGTTTTTGGACCCCGATCAAATCGAAAGACTTTTAAGTCAACCGGATCTTTCCAAGCCCCAGGGTTTCCGCGATAAAGCCATTATGGAGGTTTTGTTTTCGACCGGTCTTCGGGTTTCCGAATTGGTCTCTTTAAATAAGGACCAAATTAATCTGGAGCGCCGCGAATTTGGGGTTGTCGGAAAGGGCCGCAAAGTCAGGGTTGTTTACTTGTCTAAAAGAGCCACGGAATGGTTGAGGAAATACCTGGGAGCCCGCCAGGATGCCTACAAACCCTTATTTATTCGTTACGGCGGCAAGAAGGCTGACCCGGGTAAAGACGGCGAAACTTTACGTCTGACGGTAAGATCGGTCGAGCGTTTAATCGAAAAGTACGTCGCCAAAGCCAAGCTGCCGGTTTTGGCGACGCCGCATACTTTGCGTCATTCCTTTGCCACCGACCTTTTGATGGCCGGAGCGGATTTAAGAAGCGTCCAGGAACTTTTAGGCCACGAGAGCATTAACACAACCGTGATCTACACTCATGTGACCAACCGCCGTTTAAAAGACGTTCACGAAACTTTTCATCGGGGTAATAAATAA
- a CDS encoding YebC/PmpR family DNA-binding transcriptional regulator, with translation MSGHSKWSQIKRQKGVADQRRGQAFTKMGNAITIAVKAGGGIADPAANFKLRLAIEKARQANMPKENIQRAIERAKGLEAGKIEEINYEGFGPGGVAILVEAATDNRQRTAQEIKSIFETAGGDLAGPGATAYLFQSVGLISVLKNGKTTDEIMDLVVEAGAQDLEEAGGEILVYTKPEELHRVMEKLLTAQIKVEEAELNFKPLSTVLINSPQEAAKILSLMEKLEENESVQKVFANFDIPDAILKGLSS, from the coding sequence ATGTCAGGACATTCCAAATGGAGCCAGATTAAAAGACAAAAAGGCGTGGCTGATCAAAGACGCGGTCAGGCTTTTACCAAGATGGGCAACGCGATCACGATTGCCGTTAAGGCCGGCGGAGGGATTGCTGATCCGGCCGCCAATTTCAAACTCCGGTTGGCCATTGAAAAAGCCCGCCAAGCCAATATGCCCAAGGAAAATATTCAAAGGGCCATCGAAAGGGCTAAGGGTTTAGAAGCGGGAAAAATTGAAGAGATTAATTATGAAGGCTTTGGTCCGGGAGGAGTGGCGATCTTGGTTGAGGCCGCGACCGATAACCGCCAAAGAACCGCCCAGGAGATTAAAAGTATTTTTGAGACTGCCGGAGGGGATTTAGCCGGTCCCGGAGCCACGGCTTATCTTTTTCAAAGCGTGGGTCTGATTTCCGTTCTTAAAAACGGCAAAACAACGGACGAAATTATGGATTTGGTCGTTGAGGCCGGGGCTCAAGATTTAGAGGAGGCAGGGGGGGAAATCCTTGTTTACACGAAGCCCGAAGAACTTCATCGGGTTATGGAAAAACTCCTGACCGCGCAAATTAAAGTCGAAGAGGCAGAATTAAATTTTAAGCCGCTTTCCACCGTCCTTATTAATTCCCCTCAAGAAGCCGCGAAAATCCTTTCCCTGATGGAGAAATTAGAAGAAAACGAAAGCGTGCAAAAAGTCTTTGCCAACTTCGATATTCCCGACGCGATTCTGAAAGGTTTGTCTTCATGA
- the ruvC gene encoding crossover junction endodeoxyribonuclease RuvC, which translates to MIILGIDPGTATTGYGLIKGQKKIEYLAHGVIKTPVGMPMGERLLLIRQQLKKVIVTYKPMTVVIEQLFFGRNAKTAMMVGQARGVILMTASEAKLPIFEYQGLWVKRKLSGDGHASKKMIQQVVRKTLGLYRLPKPDDAADALALAICYLIHEKKV; encoded by the coding sequence ATGATTATTTTAGGCATTGACCCGGGCACCGCGACGACGGGTTATGGTTTGATTAAAGGCCAAAAAAAAATAGAATATCTGGCTCACGGCGTCATCAAAACGCCGGTAGGCATGCCTATGGGGGAGAGACTCCTTCTCATACGCCAACAATTAAAAAAAGTTATTGTGACCTATAAGCCGATGACGGTCGTCATTGAACAATTGTTTTTTGGCAGAAACGCGAAAACCGCCATGATGGTGGGTCAGGCGAGGGGAGTCATCTTAATGACGGCTTCCGAAGCCAAGCTGCCCATTTTTGAATATCAGGGTCTTTGGGTTAAAAGAAAACTTTCGGGAGACGGTCATGCTTCCAAAAAAATGATTCAGCAAGTGGTGAGAAAGACCTTGGGGTTATACCGTTTGCCAAAACCTGACGATGCCGCTGACGCTTTGGCTTTGGCGATTTGTTATTTAATCCATGAAAAAAAGGTTTAA
- a CDS encoding sodium-translocating pyrophosphatase has translation MDIQILALTLAPLTAIVALGYGAFLVKRVTSEEEGTQKMREIGQAIRDGSMAYLYRQFRVVSLFLGILALILGLTLGWGVAGTFVLGAVFSAITGYVAMWIAVKANVRTAQAATLGLNPALKIAFGAGTVNGMLIVGLGLLGVSIIYVAAYFLKIAQGPQAVAKLATDVLVGYGFGAALLALFMRVGGGIFTKAADVGADLVGKVEKGIPEDDPRNPAVIADQVGDNVGDCAGMGADVFESYAITIVAAMILGGSMFGLPGVVFPLLARSGAIWTSILGSFFVKAKNDQENPLNPLMRGFILSAVAAIVIFMALAIFLLGEPKAGLASVAGILAMLGLLYITKYYTGPGEKPVVEIANASSTGAGTNLIAGLALGMQSTIPSVLVVVFAILTGYTLMGFYGIALAGMGMLATTGIIMSLDTFGPISDNAQGIAEMAGLTTGKAAKVTNDLDAVGNTTKALTKGFAIGSAAVAAVSLYATYFEITGLSAINIADPKTFVGLLLGAAVPFLFSSRLISAVGRAAFLMVEEVRRQWKTIKGIMEGTAKPDYAKCVEISTVAAQKELVVPAILVIGSPIAISLLGAQALGGFLSGTIASGLLLAFFMANTGGAWDNAKKYIEDGHLGGKGSDAHKAAVVGDTVGDPLKDTAGPAINPMIKIINIVALLIAPFVMAMIGK, from the coding sequence ATGGATATTCAAATTCTGGCCTTGACTTTGGCTCCCTTAACCGCCATTGTCGCCTTAGGTTACGGTGCTTTTTTGGTCAAAAGGGTGACTTCGGAAGAAGAAGGAACCCAAAAAATGCGGGAAATCGGTCAGGCGATTCGTGATGGTTCCATGGCCTATCTTTATCGCCAGTTTAGGGTCGTTAGCCTTTTTTTGGGCATTTTAGCTTTGATTTTGGGTTTAACTTTGGGCTGGGGCGTCGCCGGAACTTTTGTTTTGGGAGCGGTTTTTTCCGCCATTACCGGTTATGTGGCCATGTGGATTGCGGTTAAGGCCAACGTCAGAACGGCGCAAGCCGCAACTTTGGGTTTAAATCCGGCTTTAAAAATTGCTTTCGGCGCCGGTACGGTTAACGGGATGCTGATTGTCGGTTTAGGCCTTTTGGGCGTTTCGATTATTTATGTCGCGGCTTATTTTTTAAAGATCGCCCAAGGACCACAGGCGGTGGCTAAACTCGCCACTGATGTTTTAGTCGGTTACGGTTTTGGGGCCGCCCTTTTAGCGCTTTTTATGCGGGTTGGGGGAGGGATTTTTACCAAAGCCGCGGATGTGGGAGCGGATTTGGTCGGTAAAGTCGAAAAGGGCATCCCCGAAGATGATCCCAGAAATCCCGCGGTTATTGCTGACCAGGTTGGTGATAACGTCGGCGACTGCGCCGGCATGGGCGCGGATGTTTTTGAGTCATACGCCATCACCATCGTCGCCGCCATGATTTTAGGCGGCAGCATGTTCGGACTTCCGGGCGTGGTTTTTCCGCTTTTGGCCCGTTCCGGAGCTATTTGGACTTCCATTTTAGGCAGTTTCTTTGTGAAAGCGAAAAACGATCAGGAAAATCCTTTAAATCCCTTAATGCGCGGTTTCATCTTGTCAGCCGTCGCCGCCATCGTCATTTTTATGGCTTTGGCGATTTTTCTTCTGGGTGAACCCAAAGCCGGCCTCGCCTCGGTCGCCGGTATCTTAGCCATGCTGGGTCTTCTCTATATTACCAAGTACTACACCGGTCCCGGCGAAAAACCGGTGGTCGAGATTGCTAACGCCTCAAGCACCGGCGCCGGCACGAATTTAATCGCCGGTTTGGCTTTGGGCATGCAATCAACGATTCCTTCAGTCTTGGTTGTGGTTTTTGCCATTCTGACCGGCTACACCCTGATGGGTTTTTACGGCATTGCCCTGGCCGGAATGGGAATGTTAGCGACCACCGGAATCATCATGTCTTTGGATACTTTTGGCCCCATTTCCGATAACGCCCAGGGAATTGCGGAAATGGCGGGTTTAACGACCGGCAAAGCCGCCAAAGTCACGAATGATTTGGATGCGGTCGGGAATACGACCAAAGCCCTAACCAAGGGTTTTGCCATCGGTTCGGCCGCGGTCGCGGCGGTTTCTCTTTACGCGACTTACTTTGAAATCACCGGCTTGTCAGCCATTAATATTGCCGATCCCAAAACCTTTGTGGGTTTGTTATTGGGAGCAGCGGTTCCTTTCCTTTTTAGCTCCAGACTTATCTCGGCTGTCGGCCGGGCGGCTTTCTTAATGGTTGAAGAAGTCAGACGCCAATGGAAAACTATCAAGGGGATTATGGAGGGAACGGCCAAACCCGATTATGCCAAGTGTGTGGAAATCTCAACCGTTGCCGCCCAAAAAGAATTAGTGGTTCCTGCCATTTTAGTCATCGGTTCGCCCATCGCCATCAGTCTTTTAGGGGCTCAAGCCTTGGGAGGCTTTTTAAGCGGCACCATCGCTTCCGGGCTTTTGCTGGCTTTTTTCATGGCCAATACCGGCGGCGCCTGGGACAACGCTAAAAAATATATTGAAGACGGCCATTTGGGCGGTAAAGGCTCTGACGCTCATAAAGCGGCCGTGGTCGGGGATACGGTCGGGGATCCTTTAAAGGATACGGCCGGACCGGCGATTAACCCCATGATTAAAATCATTAATATCGTGGCGTTATTAATCGCCCCCTTTGTCATGGCGATGATCGGTAAATAA
- the tgt gene encoding tRNA guanosine(34) transglycosylase Tgt codes for MENFSFKVLKKDHKTQARTGEITTPHGKIKTPAFVAVGTQATVKSLTPPELEKIGTQVFFVNTYHTYLRPGAEVIQKMGGLHQFMNWNGPLMTDSGGFQVFSLARSNWSAATNFSVATPTVVKIDNEGVTFKSHWDGTIHRFTPEKSIKIQQQLGADLILAFDQCAPYPITYEKAHLAMSKTHRWARRCLEAQKQTRGSQQALYGIVQGSVYQDLRIESAKDIGSLPFWGIAVGGMAVGETKKEMQKALDWIMPYFPEEKPRHLLGVGEVDDIFAICERGIDTFDCVMPTRLGRMGQALMKIKKAKFKIDITKARYANDVNPLEKDCGCFTCQNFSRAYLNHLFRVRELLGYRLLTIHNLYFLNHLVEEIREAIEQNQLLELRKKWLI; via the coding sequence ATGGAAAATTTTTCTTTTAAAGTTTTAAAAAAAGATCATAAAACGCAAGCCAGAACAGGTGAAATCACCACGCCTCATGGAAAAATTAAAACCCCCGCTTTTGTGGCCGTGGGAACCCAGGCGACCGTTAAAAGTTTAACCCCGCCGGAACTTGAAAAGATCGGGACTCAGGTTTTTTTCGTGAATACCTATCATACCTATCTTCGGCCGGGAGCTGAAGTTATCCAAAAAATGGGCGGTTTGCATCAGTTTATGAATTGGAATGGGCCCTTAATGACGGATAGCGGCGGTTTTCAGGTTTTTTCTTTGGCGCGTAGTAATTGGTCGGCGGCAACGAATTTTTCCGTCGCCACTCCTACTGTAGTTAAAATCGACAACGAAGGTGTGACTTTCAAATCGCATTGGGATGGGACAATCCATCGTTTTACTCCGGAGAAATCCATTAAAATCCAACAACAGTTAGGGGCAGATCTCATCTTGGCCTTTGATCAATGCGCGCCTTACCCCATCACTTATGAAAAAGCCCATCTGGCCATGTCCAAAACTCACCGTTGGGCCAGGCGTTGTTTAGAGGCTCAAAAGCAAACTAGGGGGAGTCAGCAAGCTCTTTACGGGATTGTCCAGGGATCGGTTTATCAGGATTTACGGATTGAGTCCGCAAAAGATATCGGTTCTTTGCCTTTTTGGGGGATCGCGGTCGGCGGGATGGCGGTAGGCGAAACAAAAAAGGAAATGCAAAAAGCTCTTGACTGGATAATGCCTTATTTTCCGGAAGAAAAACCTCGTCATCTTTTGGGAGTAGGCGAGGTTGATGATATTTTTGCGATTTGCGAGCGGGGGATTGATACTTTTGACTGTGTCATGCCGACCAGATTGGGGCGAATGGGGCAGGCCCTCATGAAAATTAAAAAGGCAAAATTTAAAATTGATATCACCAAAGCGAGATATGCCAACGACGTAAATCCGCTTGAAAAAGATTGCGGTTGTTTTACTTGCCAAAACTTCTCACGAGCTTACCTCAATCATTTGTTTCGGGTTCGCGAACTTTTGGGCTATCGTCTTTTGACCATTCATAATCTTTATTTTCTTAATCACTTAGTCGAGGAAATCAGAGAAGCCATTGAACAAAACCAACTGCTTGAATTAAGAAAGAAGTGGTTGATATAA